The DNA sequence CCGAGCCGCTCGCCGGCCTCGACGGCCGGGCGCGTCAGCACGATCCGCTTGACCTGGTCGCGCTCGAGCGCGTCGACCGCGCATGCAACCGCGAGGTAGGTCTTGCCCGTGCCGGCCGGTCCGATGCCGAACGTCACGTCGTGCTGCAGGATCTGCTTCAGGTATTCGCGCTGCGCGGGCGTGCGGCCGCGCAGGTCGGCGCGCCGCGTGTACAGCTTCGGCGCGGGCTCCTCGTCGGGCGCGGCGTCGTCGAGCGCCGCCGCCGGTTCGTCGAACGGATGGTCGGGATCGCCGCGAAAGCGCACGTCGACCGTGTGCTGCCGGCCGTTGCCGGCGGTGTGACGCACTTCGACCAGCGCGAGCTGGATGTCGTCGACCGACAGCGGATCGCGGGCGCGGTTGTAGAAGTTCTCGAGCGCCGCGAGTGCGAGCTTCGCGCCGCGGCCGCGGATCGTGATCCGGTGGCCGCGCCGCGCGAGCGTCACGTCGAGCGCCTGTTCGATCTGCCGCAGATTCTCGTCGAGCGGGCCGCAGAGGTTCGCGAGGCGCGCGTTGTCGTCGCGCGGTGCGGTGAATTCCAGTGCTTGGACGGTCTTCAAAGTAGCGTCGGGCTCCTGTGGAACGTCAGTCGGTCAGTGGGTGGCCGCGCTCGCGTCGTCGCTCACGAGCAGCAGCTCGCCGCGCAGCGAGTGCGGGTACGCATGGTTGATCTTCACGTCGATCATCTGGCCGATCAGGCGCGGGTGCGATGCGAGCGGTGCCGGGAAGTTCACCACGCGGTTGTTCTCGGTGCGGCCCGACAGCTCGTTCGGATCCTTGCGCGACGGGCCTTCGACGAGAATGCGCTCGACCTTGCCGACCATCGACTGGCTGATGCGCGCGACGTTCTCCTCGATGGTCGCCTGCAGATGTTGCAGGCGTTTGAGCTTGACCTCGCGCGGCGTGTCGTCGTGCAGGTTGGCGGCCGGCGTGCCGGGCCGCGGGCTGTAGATGAACGAGAAGCTGGTGTCGTAGCTCATCTCGTGGACGAGCGCCATCATCTTGTCGAAGTCGTCTTCGGTCTCGCCGGGGAAGCCGACGATCATGTCGGTCGACAGCGACAGGTCGGGGCGGATCGCACGCAGCTTGCGGATCACCGACTTGTATTCGAGCACCGTGTAGCCGCGTTTCATCGCCATCAGGATCCGGTCGGAGCCGTGCTGGACCGGCAG is a window from the Burkholderia vietnamiensis LMG 10929 genome containing:
- a CDS encoding PhoH family protein; this translates as MKTVQALEFTAPRDDNARLANLCGPLDENLRQIEQALDVTLARRGHRITIRGRGAKLALAALENFYNRARDPLSVDDIQLALVEVRHTAGNGRQHTVDVRFRGDPDHPFDEPAAALDDAAPDEEPAPKLYTRRADLRGRTPAQREYLKQILQHDVTFGIGPAGTGKTYLAVACAVDALERDQVKRIVLTRPAVEAGERLGFLPGDLAQKVDPYLRPLYDALYDLLGFDKTAKMFERQMIEIAPLAYMRGRTLNHAFIILDEAQNTTPEQMKMFLTRIGFGSKAVVTGDTSQVDLPRGHKSGLVEAQQVLGDVRGIALTRFTSADVVRHPLVARIVEAYDDFHAQHKDA